One window of the Terriglobia bacterium genome contains the following:
- a CDS encoding HAD-IA family hydrolase, producing MAIPKIALGQIELLVFDLDGTLVDSELDLANSVNATLEKIDREPLSMERIASYVGQGVKVLVSRALGAGVNEELLEQAQRIFLNHYREHMLDHTAAYPGVREALAELDGRKMAVLTNKPVKFSRDMLKGLGLADRFLQIYGGDSFASKKPDPVGLQRLMEETEAPASKTMMIGDSVSDVLAGRNAGAWTCGVNYGFGAPTLDEAPPDIRIDDLRELPKLLNGKS from the coding sequence ATGGCCATTCCCAAAATCGCGCTTGGCCAGATCGAGCTTCTGGTCTTTGACCTGGACGGCACGCTGGTGGACAGCGAGCTCGACCTGGCGAACAGCGTCAACGCCACGCTGGAAAAAATCGACCGCGAGCCACTCAGCATGGAACGGATCGCGTCGTATGTAGGGCAGGGTGTGAAGGTCCTGGTGAGCCGGGCGCTTGGCGCGGGCGTCAACGAGGAACTGTTGGAACAGGCACAAAGGATTTTTCTGAACCATTATCGCGAGCACATGCTGGATCATACCGCCGCCTATCCCGGAGTCCGGGAAGCGCTGGCGGAGCTCGACGGGCGCAAGATGGCGGTGCTGACCAATAAGCCTGTGAAGTTCAGCCGCGACATGCTGAAGGGCCTTGGCCTCGCGGACCGGTTCCTGCAGATTTACGGCGGCGACAGCTTTGCAAGCAAAAAGCCGGACCCGGTCGGCCTCCAGCGGCTGATGGAGGAAACCGAAGCGCCGGCCTCGAAAACCATGATGATCGGCGACTCCGTCTCCGACGTTCTCGCGGGCCGTAACGCGGGCGCCTGGACCTGCGGAGTGAATTACGGGTTTGGCGCTCCCACGCTGGATGAAGCGCCGCCCGACATCCGGATTGACGATTTGCGCGAATTGCCGAAGCTGCTGAATGGAAAATCTTAG
- the selB gene encoding selenocysteine-specific translation elongation factor, which produces MTHLIVGTAGHIDHGKSALVQALTGTDPDRLEEEKRRGITIDLGFAHLDIGGDIRVGFVDVPGHERFVKNMLAGVGGIDLVLLVVAADESIKPQTREHFDICRLLNIRNGLVVITKSDLVDSDVLDLVRLEVHEMVKGSFLENAPMVAASSKTGAGLDDIRNALRRLGEGILARPLALPFRLPIDRAFVMKGFGTVVTGTLIAGSIHKDDEAEIFPEGRRARIRGIQVHNAPAESAEAGQRTALNLAGIESSEIERGMVLAAAGLFQATSRLDCSLTLLRSARPLKNRARVHFHSGTAETVAEVVLLGSRELAPGMQGCVQLRLAHPGLFLPGDRFIVRQFSPVVTIGGGVVIDNFPGRHRLLDPAVAKWLSAMEKGSEEERLELLVRESGEAAMSMLTARMGRSEAALEQLGRALQAKKRLVVLGQPAGIFVHAEHFIHLAGEVARQLASFHGSNPLMSGIAKEDLRGRVRDRQKREPSAAVFNAVLRQLEKAEKIEASGETVRLAGRVIELDSQEAAARDQIVHAFATAGLAVPAASDVLAGLKIDRIRAAKILQMLLKEKVLAKVADDLIFHSGALGNLKQLLARQKTKSDRINVGVFKELTGLSRKYAIPLLEYLDRERVTRRQGDERIIL; this is translated from the coding sequence ATGACACATCTGATTGTAGGAACCGCGGGTCACATTGACCACGGGAAATCCGCGCTGGTGCAGGCATTGACGGGCACAGATCCCGACCGTCTGGAGGAAGAGAAAAGACGCGGCATTACCATCGACCTGGGATTTGCCCACCTGGACATCGGAGGCGATATTCGCGTGGGATTCGTGGATGTGCCCGGCCACGAGCGTTTCGTGAAAAACATGCTGGCCGGCGTGGGCGGCATCGACCTGGTGCTGCTGGTGGTGGCGGCGGACGAATCCATCAAGCCGCAGACCCGCGAGCATTTTGATATCTGCCGGCTGCTGAATATCCGCAACGGGCTGGTGGTGATAACAAAATCTGACCTCGTCGATAGCGACGTGCTGGACCTGGTGAGGCTGGAAGTCCACGAGATGGTGAAAGGTTCCTTTCTTGAAAACGCGCCGATGGTTGCCGCCAGCTCAAAAACGGGCGCGGGGCTGGACGATATTCGGAATGCGTTGCGGCGCCTTGGCGAGGGAATTCTGGCCAGGCCGCTCGCGCTGCCGTTTCGCCTGCCCATCGACCGCGCGTTTGTGATGAAGGGCTTTGGGACCGTAGTGACGGGGACGCTGATCGCCGGGAGCATCCACAAAGACGACGAGGCGGAAATTTTTCCGGAAGGCCGCCGGGCGCGCATTCGCGGAATCCAGGTGCACAACGCGCCCGCGGAAAGCGCCGAGGCCGGCCAGCGCACCGCCTTGAATCTTGCCGGGATTGAAAGCAGCGAAATCGAGCGGGGCATGGTGCTGGCTGCCGCGGGGCTGTTTCAGGCGACTTCGCGCCTCGATTGCTCGCTGACTTTGTTGCGCTCCGCGCGGCCGCTGAAGAACCGCGCGCGGGTGCATTTCCATTCCGGAACGGCGGAGACGGTAGCGGAGGTTGTCCTGCTGGGTTCCAGAGAACTTGCGCCCGGCATGCAGGGTTGCGTGCAACTCCGGCTGGCGCATCCGGGACTGTTCCTGCCGGGAGATCGTTTCATCGTGCGGCAGTTTTCTCCGGTGGTCACCATCGGAGGCGGCGTGGTAATCGACAATTTCCCCGGACGGCACCGGTTGCTGGATCCTGCCGTAGCGAAGTGGCTTTCGGCCATGGAGAAGGGAAGCGAGGAAGAGAGGCTGGAACTGCTGGTGCGTGAGTCCGGAGAGGCCGCCATGTCCATGCTGACGGCGCGCATGGGAAGATCGGAGGCCGCGCTGGAACAACTGGGCCGGGCGCTCCAGGCGAAAAAACGCCTCGTGGTTCTGGGCCAGCCGGCTGGCATATTCGTCCACGCTGAACACTTCATACATCTGGCGGGCGAAGTCGCGAGGCAGCTCGCAAGCTTTCACGGCAGCAATCCCCTGATGAGCGGCATTGCCAAAGAGGACTTGCGGGGCCGGGTCCGCGACCGGCAGAAGCGGGAGCCATCGGCGGCGGTCTTCAACGCTGTACTGCGGCAGCTCGAGAAGGCGGAAAAGATTGAGGCCAGCGGGGAGACCGTCAGGCTAGCGGGGCGCGTGATCGAACTGGACTCCCAGGAAGCGGCGGCGCGCGACCAGATTGTCCACGCGTTCGCTACGGCGGGGCTCGCCGTGCCGGCGGCAAGTGACGTGCTGGCCGGACTGAAGATCGATCGTATTAGAGCCGCGAAGATCCTGCAAATGCTGCTGAAAGAGAAAGTGCTGGCGAAGGTGGCGGATGACCTGATTTTTCACTCCGGCGCCCTGGGCAACCTCAAACAACTGCTGGCGCGCCAGAAAACCAAGAGCGATCGCATCAACGTGGGCGTGTTCAAGGAACTGACCGGGCTCAGCCGCAAGTACGCCATCCCGCTGCTCGAATACCTTGACCGCGAGCGCGTCACCCGCCGCCAGGGCGATGAGCGGATTATTCTTTGA
- a CDS encoding MgtC/SapB family protein, with the protein MIPLSEIAVRLVVAALLSALVGVERERLERAAGMRTHAMVGLGAALFMVLSSFGFHDILGAPNVVLDPSRIAAQIVSGIGFLGAGLIIFQRETVRGLTTAASIWVVAAIGAAVGGGLYLVAVATAVLALLILAGLRPVENRLFHHRHSHELSLLLEHGVGSLAAIESAVESAGQQLDRMVVLPGDAGAADRVDIVLTPVSARDLSSLMDRLGRLQGVRQITSER; encoded by the coding sequence ATGATTCCTCTTTCGGAGATTGCAGTACGCCTTGTGGTAGCGGCATTGCTGAGCGCGCTCGTGGGAGTCGAGCGCGAGCGCCTCGAACGCGCCGCCGGAATGCGAACGCACGCCATGGTCGGGCTGGGCGCGGCGCTCTTCATGGTGCTTTCGAGCTTCGGCTTCCACGACATTCTTGGAGCACCAAACGTTGTGCTGGACCCTTCGCGCATCGCGGCGCAGATTGTGAGCGGTATAGGGTTCCTGGGCGCAGGGCTGATCATTTTCCAGCGTGAAACGGTGCGGGGGCTGACGACCGCAGCGAGCATTTGGGTGGTGGCGGCGATTGGAGCGGCAGTCGGCGGCGGGCTTTATCTGGTCGCCGTAGCCACGGCGGTGCTGGCGCTGCTGATTCTGGCGGGCCTGCGGCCGGTTGAGAACCGCTTATTCCACCACCGCCATTCACATGAGCTGAGCCTGCTGCTCGAGCATGGCGTAGGATCGTTGGCGGCAATCGAGTCAGCAGTGGAATCGGCAGGGCAGCAGCTCGATCGCATGGTCGTGCTGCCAGGCGACGCGGGCGCCGCTGACCGAGTTGACATCGTCCTGACCCCGGTGTCCGCGCGAGACCTCAGCTCGTTGATGGACCGCCTGGGCAGGCTCCAGGGCGTGCGGCAAATCACATCGGAAAGATAG
- a CDS encoding polysaccharide deacetylase family protein has protein sequence MSLGMKNGTYRRFLRVATACLVAGFVSSTPLSGAVKASGHEVLIFDYHRFNTFRSDSMTVRLSVFKFQLQYMAEHGYHFIPLARYVAYKEGKAPPPPPHSVVITMDDGHESVYTEALPLVEKYRIPVTLFIYPSAISNASYAMTWQQLRALKATGLFDIQSHTYWHPNFKIEKRRMTPAQYNKFVDLQLRRSRDVLDRKLGIHVSMLAWPFGIYDQTLTHDASQAGYTAAFALDGRHAGDSDNIMGISRYLVTDRDSGRFFEDILDGTPARR, from the coding sequence TTGTCACTCGGAATGAAAAACGGCACTTACCGCAGGTTTTTACGGGTCGCGACGGCATGCCTGGTCGCCGGCTTCGTATCGTCAACTCCACTGAGCGGGGCCGTCAAGGCCTCTGGCCACGAAGTTCTCATCTTCGACTACCACAGGTTTAACACCTTTCGCTCCGACAGCATGACGGTCAGGCTTTCCGTCTTCAAGTTCCAGCTTCAATACATGGCGGAGCACGGCTATCATTTCATTCCTCTAGCCCGTTATGTAGCGTACAAGGAGGGCAAGGCCCCTCCACCGCCTCCGCATTCCGTGGTGATTACCATGGACGACGGCCACGAATCCGTGTACACCGAGGCCCTTCCTCTGGTGGAAAAGTACCGCATTCCTGTGACCCTGTTCATCTATCCGTCCGCGATTTCAAACGCGTCATACGCCATGACCTGGCAGCAATTGCGCGCGCTCAAGGCTACCGGACTCTTTGATATTCAATCCCACACCTACTGGCATCCCAACTTCAAGATCGAAAAGAGGCGAATGACGCCAGCCCAGTACAACAAATTTGTGGACCTTCAGCTTCGCCGCTCCAGGGACGTTCTTGACCGGAAGCTGGGAATCCACGTTTCCATGCTGGCATGGCCGTTTGGAATCTATGATCAAACACTCACACACGACGCATCTCAAGCCGGATATACCGCAGCATTTGCGCTCGACGGAAGGCACGCCGGCGATTCCGACAACATCATGGGAATCTCGCGCTACCTGGTTACCGACCGGGACAGCGGACGCTTCTTCGAGGATATTCTCGACGGCACACCGGCGCGGCGCTAA
- the gatA gene encoding Asp-tRNA(Asn)/Glu-tRNA(Gln) amidotransferase subunit GatA, which translates to MNNLTHLTIEEIHGLLARREASAEEIARSHLERIKKDDASIRSYLSTCEEKALEQARAVDRQIAAGEPLLPLSGVPVAVKDVLLTRGLKTTCASKMLENFVAPYDATAVERLESAGAVILGKTNCDEFAMGSSTENSGFYPTHNPHDLTRVPGGSSGGSAAAVAANLATVALGSDTGGSIRQPAAFCGVVGMMGTYGRVSRYGLVAFASSLDHVGPFGRSVRDVARTLKVIAGRDPMDSTSAGVAVEDYEKSLDGNVRGLKVGVPSEYFESLNPEIRANIEKGIGVLEKLGCEIVRIRLPHTEYAIACYYIICTAEASSNLARYDGVRYGYRAKEYSGLRDMYRKTRDQGFGPEVKRRIMLGTYVLSSGYYDAYYLKAQKVRTLITRDFVEAFDEVDVIVAPTSPLPPFKLGEKMDDPLQMYLADIYTVTASLAGIPGISVPCGRLAGEPPMPVGMQIFAKHFDEARLLQVADAFEKAGGFELS; encoded by the coding sequence ATGAACAACCTGACCCATCTGACCATTGAAGAAATTCACGGCCTGCTGGCGAGGCGGGAAGCCTCTGCCGAGGAGATTGCCCGGTCGCACCTCGAGCGCATCAAGAAGGACGACGCGAGCATCCGCTCTTACCTTTCCACCTGCGAGGAGAAAGCACTTGAGCAGGCGCGAGCGGTTGACCGCCAAATTGCGGCCGGCGAACCCCTGCTGCCGCTGTCAGGCGTGCCGGTGGCGGTAAAGGATGTTCTGCTGACGCGCGGGCTCAAAACAACCTGCGCTTCAAAGATGCTGGAAAACTTCGTCGCGCCCTATGATGCAACGGCAGTCGAGAGGCTGGAGTCGGCAGGGGCCGTTATCCTGGGCAAGACCAACTGCGATGAGTTTGCCATGGGCTCCTCGACGGAAAACTCCGGCTTCTATCCCACCCATAACCCACACGACCTGACGCGCGTGCCGGGCGGCTCGAGCGGCGGCTCTGCGGCAGCCGTGGCGGCCAACCTGGCGACGGTTGCGCTGGGATCGGATACAGGAGGATCCATCCGGCAGCCAGCGGCCTTCTGCGGCGTCGTAGGCATGATGGGGACCTACGGGCGGGTTTCCCGCTACGGCCTGGTGGCCTTTGCCTCCTCGCTCGACCACGTCGGACCCTTTGGACGCTCTGTGCGCGATGTGGCCCGGACGCTGAAGGTGATTGCCGGTCGCGACCCGATGGATTCCACTTCGGCGGGCGTGGCGGTTGAGGACTACGAAAAGTCTCTCGACGGCAACGTGCGCGGTTTGAAAGTGGGAGTGCCCAGTGAGTACTTTGAAAGTCTGAACCCCGAAATCCGCGCCAACATCGAGAAGGGAATCGGAGTGCTCGAAAAACTGGGGTGCGAGATTGTGCGCATCCGCTTGCCGCACACCGAGTACGCCATCGCCTGCTACTACATTATCTGCACGGCCGAGGCAAGTTCGAACCTGGCTCGCTATGACGGCGTGCGTTACGGTTACCGGGCGAAGGAATATTCGGGCCTGCGCGACATGTATCGCAAGACGCGCGACCAGGGGTTTGGTCCGGAAGTGAAGCGCCGTATCATGCTGGGGACCTACGTGCTGAGTTCCGGCTATTACGACGCTTACTACCTGAAAGCGCAAAAGGTGCGGACGCTGATTACGCGGGATTTTGTTGAAGCCTTTGATGAAGTCGATGTAATTGTCGCCCCCACTTCGCCCCTCCCTCCCTTCAAACTGGGCGAGAAAATGGATGATCCGCTGCAGATGTACCTTGCCGATATTTACACCGTTACCGCCAGCCTGGCGGGCATTCCCGGGATTTCCGTGCCCTGCGGTCGGTTAGCTGGAGAGCCTCCGATGCCGGTGGGCATGCAGATCTTCGCCAAACACTTCGACGAAGCGCGGCTCTTGCAGGTGGCCGACGCTTTTGAGAAGGCGGGCGGGTTCGAGCTTTCCTGA
- a CDS encoding HEAT repeat domain-containing protein, which yields MENLSKAGIERPGRKRRRLALLTLAALAFQLALQMAAASLPAPIEQERRELLNNPWDPAKLYDVLTAQDPAAGEDLYRAAFAAGPAIIPKLEHALKDDRTAEFAAQTLAYLGDEQSLAILERLLKDPRDLDLRRFYYGALGGSGNPQDTEILLNKVLASDHEPDRDVTQNAILALSISSDAALVPRLRQAQMQITDPVIQDDIETAAMVVELRASFMASPAGKSVGRSVEQTIRSYFMPALELPSAAGEAGQQNAGVEVHVKDLTYSPDKSRALAAVDFENPEAVASYHIVLQRNRAGWKVASVWLGEEREKPQPPASQK from the coding sequence ATGGAAAATCTTAGCAAGGCAGGAATCGAACGGCCGGGCCGCAAACGAAGGCGCCTGGCGTTACTGACGCTGGCGGCGCTTGCTTTCCAGCTGGCCTTACAGATGGCTGCCGCGTCGCTGCCGGCGCCCATCGAGCAGGAACGCCGCGAGCTGTTGAACAACCCATGGGACCCGGCAAAGCTCTACGACGTCTTGACGGCACAGGACCCCGCCGCGGGTGAGGACCTTTATCGCGCGGCGTTCGCGGCGGGGCCGGCCATTATTCCAAAGCTTGAGCATGCGCTCAAAGACGACCGCACCGCTGAATTTGCCGCGCAGACCCTGGCTTATTTGGGCGACGAGCAGTCGCTTGCAATCCTGGAGAGGCTTTTGAAGGACCCACGCGACCTGGACCTGAGGCGCTTTTATTATGGCGCGCTGGGCGGGTCCGGCAATCCGCAGGACACTGAAATTCTTCTGAACAAGGTGCTCGCTTCAGACCACGAGCCCGACCGCGACGTAACCCAGAACGCCATTCTCGCGCTCTCCATCAGCTCTGACGCGGCGCTTGTGCCCAGACTTCGCCAGGCGCAAATGCAGATCACTGATCCCGTCATCCAGGACGATATCGAGACGGCCGCCATGGTCGTTGAGCTGCGGGCCAGTTTCATGGCGTCCCCGGCTGGGAAGTCGGTGGGACGTTCCGTGGAGCAAACAATTCGCAGCTACTTCATGCCCGCGCTCGAGCTGCCATCGGCCGCGGGAGAAGCAGGGCAACAGAATGCCGGCGTGGAGGTCCACGTCAAAGATCTGACATATTCGCCGGATAAGTCACGCGCGCTGGCCGCGGTCGATTTTGAAAACCCCGAAGCCGTCGCATCCTACCATATCGTTCTGCAGAGAAACCGGGCGGGATGGAAAGTTGCGAGCGTGTGGCTGGGCGAGGAACGCGAAAAGCCGCAGCCGCCGGCGTCGCAGAAATGA
- the gatC gene encoding Asp-tRNA(Asn)/Glu-tRNA(Gln) amidotransferase subunit GatC: MALSEKDVLYVADLAHLELTDEEVKKFGPQLDAVLEYVQKLNELDTAGVEPMAQVTYPATENPALRDDLAQPCFTQVEALQNAPEAGGGCFKVPQVIEKE; encoded by the coding sequence ATGGCTTTAAGCGAAAAAGACGTTCTCTACGTGGCCGATCTCGCCCATCTTGAGCTGACGGACGAAGAGGTGAAAAAATTCGGCCCCCAACTCGACGCGGTGCTCGAGTACGTCCAGAAGCTTAATGAACTGGACACAGCGGGAGTGGAGCCGATGGCCCAGGTGACCTATCCCGCGACCGAGAATCCGGCCCTGCGCGATGACCTGGCGCAGCCCTGCTTCACGCAGGTGGAAGCGCTCCAAAATGCTCCGGAGGCGGGCGGCGGCTGTTTCAAAGTGCCGCAGGTGATTGAGAAAGAGTAG
- a CDS encoding galactose-1-phosphate uridylyltransferase, protein MPVLRLDPVRRRWVITGQRPAMPDALDSGELCPFCPGNEGYTPAPIRQNLDAEGRWDVRVFHDRAPLFRVEGGLNRQGEGMYDRMNALGAHEIVVETSLHGKTLAELAPEHIARVLEICRDRIFDLKQDPRFRYVSMFKDQGRARRAAEEHAHSQILAVPVIPTLVERELRWSLFHYQRKERCIYCDILYQEGRQGTRVVDQNSDFVCLCPYASRFPYEVWILPAQHHSSFERDVAPWPRLISLAAFLKMELLRVQNISDKLRLVLHTEPNLAAYGTETTRWKTVKDDFHWHFEIYPELDGESDHFDAETFYYNPVPAEEAAIALRAIGPVADQNRPQAKVSD, encoded by the coding sequence ATGCCTGTACTGCGACTGGATCCTGTTCGGCGAAGGTGGGTGATCACTGGCCAGCGGCCTGCCATGCCGGACGCGCTGGATTCGGGTGAATTGTGTCCATTCTGCCCCGGAAACGAAGGGTATACTCCGGCGCCGATCCGCCAGAATCTGGATGCTGAAGGCCGCTGGGACGTGCGTGTGTTCCACGATCGCGCTCCTCTGTTCCGCGTGGAGGGCGGCCTCAATCGCCAGGGCGAAGGGATGTATGACCGCATGAACGCCCTGGGTGCGCACGAAATCGTGGTGGAGACCAGCCTGCATGGGAAGACGCTGGCAGAGCTTGCTCCTGAGCACATCGCCCGTGTGCTGGAAATCTGCCGTGACCGGATTTTTGACCTCAAGCAGGACCCGCGGTTCCGCTACGTCTCGATGTTTAAGGACCAGGGCCGCGCGCGGCGAGCCGCCGAGGAACACGCACACTCGCAGATTCTTGCTGTCCCTGTGATCCCCACCCTGGTTGAACGGGAGCTCCGCTGGAGCCTGTTCCATTACCAACGCAAGGAGCGGTGTATCTACTGCGACATCCTATACCAGGAGGGCCGCCAGGGCACGCGGGTCGTTGACCAGAACTCAGATTTTGTCTGCCTCTGCCCGTATGCCTCGCGCTTTCCGTATGAGGTTTGGATATTGCCGGCGCAGCACCATTCCTCCTTTGAGCGGGACGTGGCGCCGTGGCCGCGGCTGATTTCGCTGGCAGCATTCCTGAAGATGGAGCTGCTGCGGGTCCAGAATATTTCCGACAAGCTGCGACTGGTGCTGCACACGGAGCCCAACCTTGCCGCCTATGGCACGGAAACGACCCGCTGGAAGACCGTGAAGGACGATTTCCATTGGCACTTTGAAATCTATCCTGAGCTTGACGGTGAATCGGACCACTTTGACGCGGAAACCTTCTACTACAATCCCGTCCCGGCGGAGGAGGCCGCGATCGCCCTGCGCGCGATTGGGCCTGTAGCAGATCAAAATCGGCCCCAGGCGAAGGTGAGTGACTAA
- a CDS encoding M48 family metalloprotease: MSGRFRKGMVLVLCEALVLMPLMTARAGQAGAETSSSAAEAASLRDYLQKPYVELFEVAPKLAFTTAEIEQQRKGLQKGEDFCVNQFKTHAKNYNKQIAAAQKELKQNTQKITDAERKDLHCQIQNLELLRSEAEVLSRNAIPTAYDNLTAKLDLIQKWPATHKEIEQQIANGSYNQRRWGDVKDIGFREIAAGQEDDIRRGQEAIQQMKQAGIMPKDLPDKGIQEYVNSVAQRIATHSDLKIPLHCTVLQSREANAFALPGGYIFVQRGLLEEADDESELAGVLAHEISHDVARHSSKLMKRATIASIFYQAAQVAAVVLTGGIAGIGMYYALQYGFYGLGLVLSLQLLGVSRDYELEADQLGVQYAWNAGYDPSGFTRFFDKMATRAGYVNSVSWFRTHPPFYQRMVDTQREIAFLPKKESLILQTTAFENMKKALKPVAAEAEKEEVGKPSLRITREQGCAPPQKLEYKPNQPIEDLCAAASQNNQK, translated from the coding sequence ATGTCGGGCCGGTTTCGCAAAGGGATGGTGCTCGTGTTGTGTGAGGCGCTGGTCTTGATGCCGCTGATGACCGCTAGAGCAGGCCAGGCCGGGGCCGAAACCTCATCTTCCGCCGCGGAGGCCGCTTCCCTTCGCGACTATTTGCAGAAACCTTACGTGGAACTCTTTGAGGTCGCGCCGAAGCTCGCCTTCACAACAGCGGAGATTGAACAGCAGCGCAAGGGCCTGCAAAAAGGCGAGGACTTTTGCGTTAATCAGTTCAAAACCCATGCGAAGAATTACAACAAACAGATAGCGGCGGCACAAAAAGAGCTGAAACAAAACACGCAGAAGATTACCGACGCCGAGCGGAAGGATTTGCACTGCCAGATCCAAAATCTCGAATTGCTGAGGAGCGAAGCTGAGGTCCTGTCGCGAAATGCCATCCCAACTGCGTACGACAACCTCACCGCCAAACTGGACCTGATCCAGAAATGGCCGGCGACACACAAGGAGATTGAACAGCAGATTGCGAACGGTTCCTACAACCAGCGCCGCTGGGGCGATGTAAAGGACATCGGCTTCCGGGAAATCGCGGCGGGCCAGGAGGACGATATTCGAAGAGGGCAGGAGGCGATTCAACAGATGAAACAGGCTGGGATCATGCCCAAGGACCTGCCGGACAAGGGTATTCAGGAGTATGTCAACTCAGTGGCGCAACGCATCGCCACGCACTCGGACCTGAAAATTCCTCTCCACTGCACGGTGCTGCAGTCGAGGGAGGCCAATGCATTTGCCCTGCCGGGCGGGTACATTTTCGTGCAAAGGGGATTGCTCGAAGAAGCAGATGATGAGTCAGAGCTCGCAGGCGTCCTTGCGCATGAAATTTCTCACGATGTCGCCCGGCACAGCAGCAAGCTGATGAAGCGCGCGACCATCGCGAGCATTTTCTACCAGGCGGCCCAGGTTGCCGCCGTGGTCCTCACGGGAGGGATCGCCGGCATTGGGATGTACTACGCCTTGCAGTACGGTTTCTATGGACTGGGTCTGGTGTTGAGCCTCCAACTGCTGGGCGTAAGCCGCGACTATGAACTCGAAGCCGATCAGCTTGGCGTCCAGTACGCGTGGAATGCCGGGTATGATCCATCGGGATTCACGCGCTTTTTCGACAAGATGGCCACGCGCGCCGGTTACGTCAACAGCGTAAGCTGGTTCCGGACGCATCCACCCTTCTATCAGCGAATGGTGGACACCCAACGCGAGATAGCATTCCTCCCGAAGAAAGAAAGTTTGATACTGCAAACCACGGCCTTTGAAAATATGAAAAAAGCTCTCAAGCCTGTCGCGGCCGAAGCAGAAAAAGAAGAGGTGGGAAAGCCGAGCCTTCGAATCACGCGTGAGCAAGGCTGCGCGCCGCCCCAAAAACTTGAATACAAGCCGAATCAGCCGATTGAGGACCTGTGCGCTGCCGCTTCGCAAAATAATCAGAAATAG
- a CDS encoding Maf family protein, producing the protein MRLILASNSPRRRELLQNAGFDFEVRPSGIEEIRLPDESPEDFARRLARDKALEVARQSEAGSLVLGADTVVTVNAEIMEKPVDAADAARMLRTLSGRAHRVITAVCLVRAPESILAWKHETTSVTFGNLTCEEIETYVASGEPFDKAGGYAIQGLASRFVPRIDGCYFNVVGLPVPLLHEIMKSVTAE; encoded by the coding sequence ATGCGCTTGATTCTGGCTTCAAATTCTCCCCGCCGCCGCGAGCTGCTGCAAAATGCGGGCTTCGATTTTGAAGTTCGGCCCAGCGGGATTGAAGAAATCCGGCTGCCGGATGAGTCTCCGGAAGATTTTGCGCGCAGGCTGGCTCGTGACAAAGCGCTGGAGGTTGCGCGGCAGTCGGAAGCGGGAAGCCTGGTGCTGGGCGCTGACACCGTGGTGACCGTCAACGCTGAAATCATGGAGAAGCCTGTTGACGCAGCCGATGCCGCGCGAATGCTGCGCACGCTCTCCGGCCGCGCCCATCGCGTGATCACAGCGGTGTGCCTCGTCCGCGCGCCGGAAAGTATTCTGGCATGGAAGCATGAGACGACTTCCGTCACATTCGGAAATCTGACTTGTGAGGAAATCGAAACTTACGTCGCGAGCGGCGAGCCTTTTGACAAGGCCGGAGGCTATGCCATCCAGGGGCTTGCCTCGCGCTTCGTTCCCCGCATCGACGGCTGCTACTTCAACGTCGTCGGCCTGCCGGTCCCACTGCTGCATGAGATTATGAAGTCGGTCACGGCAGAATAG
- a CDS encoding DUF721 domain-containing protein: MEEISKILPLIFKGQARRTNSHVLDVLAPLWPLVAGKPMARHSRPTFFEEGTLTLECDCTAWSAEMRRMSDDILTQVNRYLGVPAVRKLKVAYVPGPVMAAPLPDKSQVN; the protein is encoded by the coding sequence ATGGAAGAAATCAGCAAGATTCTCCCTCTCATATTCAAGGGGCAGGCTCGCCGGACAAACTCTCATGTGCTGGACGTGCTCGCGCCATTGTGGCCGCTGGTAGCCGGCAAGCCAATGGCGCGCCACTCGCGCCCGACGTTCTTTGAAGAAGGCACGCTGACGTTGGAATGCGACTGCACGGCCTGGTCTGCCGAAATGCGCCGAATGTCAGACGACATCCTGACGCAGGTCAATCGTTACCTGGGTGTACCGGCGGTCCGGAAGTTGAAGGTCGCCTATGTGCCGGGACCGGTAATGGCCGCGCCGCTACCAGACAAATCACAAGTCAACTGA